From one Luteipulveratus mongoliensis genomic stretch:
- a CDS encoding metal-sensitive transcriptional regulator: protein MSDTAHEHHHGYINRKDDYLKRLRRIEGQARGLQRMVEEEQYCIDILTQVSAMTKALQSVSLGLLEEHLSHCVVDAARQGDAEAQVKIKEASDAIARLVRS, encoded by the coding sequence ATGAGCGACACCGCCCACGAACACCACCATGGCTACATCAACCGCAAGGACGACTACCTCAAGCGGCTGCGTCGCATCGAGGGTCAGGCCCGCGGCCTGCAGCGGATGGTCGAGGAAGAGCAGTACTGCATCGACATCCTCACGCAGGTCAGCGCCATGACGAAGGCCCTGCAGTCGGTCTCGCTCGGCCTCCTCGAGGAGCACCTGAGTCACTGCGTCGTCGACGCCGCGCGCCAGGGTGACGCCGAGGCGCAAGTCAAGATCAAAGAGGCCTCCGACGCCATCGCCCGCCTCGTCCGTTCCTGA
- a CDS encoding helix-turn-helix domain-containing protein has product MSETTGQLLRTWRQRRHLSQLDLANKAEVSARHLSYLENGRARPSSAMILRICDQLDVPLREQNRVLLAGGFAPAHPEHALSDPSMAQANRAIEQIVQGHMPWPALVVDTGWDLVTANDAIYRLVEGVAPDLLEPPINVIRLALDPRGLAPRTVNLDQWRTHLLARVARELEASADPRLATLLEEFGPVPANAAQDAELVISLRLRIDDDVWSFISATTVFGTPHEVTLSELAIETFYPADEETRALAGV; this is encoded by the coding sequence ATGAGCGAGACCACCGGCCAGCTGCTGCGCACCTGGCGGCAGCGCAGGCACCTGTCGCAGCTGGACCTGGCCAACAAGGCGGAGGTGTCGGCGCGCCACCTGAGCTATCTCGAGAACGGTCGTGCGCGGCCCAGCAGCGCGATGATCCTGCGGATCTGCGACCAGCTCGACGTACCCCTGCGTGAGCAGAATCGGGTGCTGCTCGCCGGCGGGTTCGCGCCCGCACATCCGGAGCACGCCCTCTCCGATCCGTCTATGGCACAGGCGAATCGGGCGATCGAGCAGATCGTGCAGGGTCACATGCCGTGGCCCGCGCTGGTCGTGGACACAGGCTGGGATCTGGTGACGGCCAACGACGCGATCTACCGCCTGGTCGAAGGCGTCGCGCCCGACCTGCTGGAACCGCCGATCAACGTCATCCGCCTTGCGCTGGACCCTCGCGGACTCGCGCCGCGCACCGTCAATCTCGACCAGTGGCGTACGCACCTCCTGGCTCGCGTCGCGCGTGAGCTCGAGGCGTCGGCCGACCCGCGGCTCGCGACGCTGCTGGAGGAGTTCGGCCCGGTGCCGGCGAACGCAGCCCAGGATGCCGAGCTGGTCATCTCGCTACGGCTGCGCATCGACGATGACGTGTGGTCGTTCATCTCCGCGACCACGGTGTTCGGGACTCCGCACGAGGTGACCTTGTCCGAGCTGGCCATCGAGACGTTCTATCCGGCCGACGAGGAGACCCGCGCACTCGCCGGAGTCTGA
- a CDS encoding sigma-70 family RNA polymerase sigma factor, translating into MDEGQERAYREFAAGAIPHLHRVAYGASRDRHRADDLVQTTLEKMYVAWPRVGRTASSPLAYARKVLVRILIDEQRRAWFRREVSVDAVPEQPAYDGRLRSVEDTPELVAALARLSQRQRLAVLLRHVEGLSVAEVSESMGISESNVKAATREGLGVLREVWGASELAKGAAS; encoded by the coding sequence ATGGACGAAGGACAGGAACGCGCGTACCGCGAGTTCGCGGCTGGCGCGATCCCGCACCTGCATCGCGTCGCGTACGGCGCGTCGCGTGACCGGCACCGCGCTGATGACCTGGTGCAGACGACGCTCGAGAAGATGTATGTCGCCTGGCCGCGCGTTGGTCGGACGGCTTCCTCGCCTCTCGCCTACGCGCGAAAAGTGTTGGTACGCATCCTGATCGACGAACAGCGCCGCGCCTGGTTCAGGCGTGAGGTGAGCGTCGATGCGGTGCCCGAGCAGCCGGCGTACGACGGCCGGTTGCGCAGCGTGGAGGACACGCCTGAGCTGGTGGCTGCACTCGCCCGGCTGAGTCAGCGACAGCGCCTCGCCGTGCTGCTGCGTCACGTCGAAGGACTCTCGGTCGCCGAGGTGTCCGAGTCCATGGGGATCTCCGAGAGCAACGTCAAGGCCGCGACACGCGAGGGTCTCGGTGTGCTGCGCGAGGTCTGGGGAGCGTCCGAGCTCGCGAAAGGAGCCGCGTCATGA
- the rsgA gene encoding ribosome small subunit-dependent GTPase A: MTDLLSALGWDADWESTFASYADRGLVPARVGRVDRGRFEVLTGDETLLALGQIGAGTLIEQQPATGDWVALDTQPEGLVITDVLPRRTLIMRSSAGRRSEGQVMAANVDTVLIAVPLERETKLGQLERFLTVAWESGGQPLVVLTKADVADDIETAQLRVEEAAPGATVLALSAETGEGMEALRAALGTTTALLGQSGAGKSTLVNTLAGEEVMATQETRQDGKGRHTTTTRELIALPGGGVLIDTPGLRGIGVHDASDGVAQSFSDIEELAEACRFADCVHETEPGCAVRGAITDGHLTERRLLSYRKQLREVEWAGRRNDPAARAAHAKRWARMTQANKGLGQTKRSDRP; encoded by the coding sequence ATGACTGATCTGCTGAGCGCCCTCGGATGGGACGCCGACTGGGAGAGCACCTTCGCGTCGTACGCCGACCGTGGGCTCGTGCCTGCGCGCGTCGGGCGGGTCGATCGCGGGCGCTTCGAGGTGCTCACGGGCGACGAGACCCTGCTCGCGCTCGGTCAGATCGGCGCCGGGACGCTCATCGAGCAGCAACCCGCGACCGGCGACTGGGTCGCCCTCGACACCCAGCCCGAGGGTCTGGTCATCACCGACGTCCTGCCCCGACGGACGCTCATCATGCGCAGTTCGGCGGGCCGTCGGTCCGAGGGTCAGGTCATGGCTGCCAACGTCGACACGGTGCTCATCGCCGTCCCCTTGGAGCGGGAGACCAAGCTGGGCCAGCTCGAACGCTTCCTGACCGTCGCGTGGGAGAGCGGTGGTCAGCCGCTCGTCGTGCTGACCAAGGCCGACGTCGCCGACGACATCGAGACCGCCCAGTTGCGGGTCGAGGAAGCCGCCCCGGGCGCGACGGTGCTGGCTCTCAGCGCCGAGACCGGCGAGGGCATGGAGGCGCTGCGCGCGGCTCTCGGTACGACGACCGCGCTGCTCGGGCAGTCGGGCGCAGGCAAGTCGACGCTCGTCAACACGTTGGCGGGCGAGGAGGTCATGGCCACCCAGGAGACCCGGCAGGACGGCAAGGGCCGCCACACGACCACGACACGTGAGCTGATCGCGCTGCCCGGCGGCGGCGTACTCATCGACACTCCAGGGCTGCGTGGCATCGGGGTTCATGACGCGAGTGACGGTGTGGCGCAAAGCTTTTCGGACATCGAGGAGCTGGCTGAGGCGTGCCGCTTCGCCGACTGCGTCCACGAGACCGAGCCGGGCTGTGCAGTTCGGGGTGCGATCACGGACGGACACCTGACGGAGCGTCGACTCCTCAGCTATCGCAAGCAGCTGCGCGAGGTCGAGTGGGCAGGTCGGCGCAACGACCCGGCGGCGCGCGCCGCGCACGCGAAGCGGTGGGCGCGGATGACACAGGCCAACAAGGGCCTCGGGCAGACCAAGCGCAGCGATCGGCCCTAG
- a CDS encoding alpha/beta hydrolase has product MDIRELRPPVDDGPWPPITHFPPISVGPLAGAESWTGLTYAMVDGYRPMVMDLHVPRGVESAPVVLWVHGGGWATGDRRQVPLQWPQQEMFERLIAAGFAVATPDYRLVREAVLPAAVHDLVAALRYLRRYAAELRLDPNRVGVWGDSAGAHLVALAALAGSAPEPDPWMLGDVGVGAGRADVSAIVYWYGASDLTVLPDLQEFLWPDASDEERAGLAARFSPVGHVRTDSPPILVMHGDQDDIAPLDQAVRLDAAARAIGAPCELDVVEGADHVFLGTPIEPLWDRAVAFLAEHL; this is encoded by the coding sequence ATGGACATTCGCGAGCTCCGCCCACCTGTGGACGACGGGCCGTGGCCGCCGATCACCCACTTCCCGCCGATCAGCGTCGGTCCGCTGGCCGGTGCGGAGTCGTGGACGGGCCTGACGTACGCCATGGTCGATGGCTACCGGCCGATGGTCATGGACCTGCACGTGCCACGGGGCGTCGAGTCGGCGCCGGTGGTGCTGTGGGTGCACGGCGGCGGCTGGGCGACGGGCGACCGACGTCAGGTGCCCTTGCAGTGGCCGCAGCAGGAGATGTTCGAGCGGCTGATCGCCGCGGGTTTCGCTGTCGCAACACCCGATTACCGCTTGGTTCGTGAGGCGGTCCTGCCAGCAGCGGTCCACGACCTCGTCGCCGCTCTTCGATATCTGCGTCGCTATGCCGCCGAGCTCCGGCTCGACCCGAATCGGGTTGGTGTGTGGGGTGATTCGGCCGGCGCCCACCTGGTCGCCCTGGCCGCGCTCGCGGGGAGCGCGCCCGAGCCGGACCCGTGGATGCTCGGCGATGTCGGCGTCGGTGCAGGTCGAGCAGATGTCAGCGCGATCGTCTACTGGTACGGCGCCTCGGACCTGACTGTGCTCCCGGATCTGCAGGAGTTCCTCTGGCCGGACGCGTCCGATGAGGAGCGGGCTGGCCTCGCGGCTCGCTTCTCACCGGTCGGCCACGTGCGGACGGACTCGCCACCGATCCTGGTCATGCACGGCGATCAGGACGACATCGCTCCGCTGGACCAGGCCGTACGCCTTGATGCTGCCGCGCGGGCCATCGGGGCGCCGTGCGAGCTGGACGTTGTCGAGGGCGCGGACCACGTCTTCCTCGGTACGCCGATCGAGCCTCTGTGGGATCGCGCTGTCGCCTTCTTGGCTGAGCACCTCTAG
- a CDS encoding GNAT family N-acetyltransferase, with product MSDLGASIRAWQLGWTACKGLRPAYEIDGGLEVHVAQPGREREAFALSDDVETVSQLASYAAGADVPTWLTVMTNEPDRTTEALTAAGLLVPGPHETFMTAEVTRVRAQRPPDGYTVTVQQTRSVLRATVRAADGDEAASGTMAVHDDHAVAHDIVTEPDHRRRGLGSVVMARLGIAAHDLGARTAYLIASPDGERLYTSLGWEPLSSVVSGHPR from the coding sequence ATGAGCGACCTGGGGGCGTCGATCCGCGCATGGCAGCTGGGCTGGACCGCGTGCAAGGGGCTGCGGCCGGCGTACGAGATCGACGGTGGGCTGGAGGTCCACGTCGCGCAGCCGGGACGCGAGCGAGAGGCGTTCGCCCTCAGCGACGACGTCGAGACGGTCAGCCAGCTGGCGTCGTACGCCGCGGGTGCCGACGTGCCCACCTGGCTCACGGTGATGACCAACGAACCGGACCGTACGACTGAGGCGCTCACCGCAGCCGGGCTGCTGGTGCCCGGGCCGCACGAGACGTTCATGACCGCCGAGGTGACCCGGGTGCGAGCCCAGCGGCCTCCGGACGGCTACACCGTCACGGTCCAGCAGACGAGGTCGGTGCTGCGCGCGACCGTACGCGCGGCCGACGGCGATGAGGCGGCCAGCGGCACCATGGCGGTGCACGACGACCACGCGGTGGCCCACGACATCGTGACCGAGCCCGATCATCGACGGCGCGGCCTCGGCTCGGTCGTCATGGCTCGGCTCGGCATCGCCGCGCACGATCTCGGGGCACGTACCGCCTACCTCATCGCCAGCCCGGACGGTGAGCGCCTCTACACCTCGCTCGGGTGGGAGCCGCTCAGCAGCGTGGTGAGCGGCCACCCTCGATGA
- a CDS encoding heavy-metal-associated domain-containing protein, producing MSDIATYTVTGMTCAHCVASVTEEVQEIAGVSDVKVDLASGALTLTSDQPIERATVSAAVDEAGYGLS from the coding sequence ATGAGCGACATCGCCACCTACACCGTGACCGGCATGACCTGCGCACACTGCGTCGCCTCCGTGACCGAAGAGGTCCAGGAGATCGCGGGCGTGAGCGACGTCAAGGTCGACCTCGCGTCAGGCGCACTCACCCTCACCAGCGACCAGCCCATCGAGCGTGCCACCGTCAGCGCGGCCGTCGATGAGGCCGGCTACGGACTGTCATGA
- a CDS encoding cupin domain-containing protein codes for MNEPIDIADKLSQFSDHWSPKVIARLNDYEIKAVKLKGEFVWHTHEDTDELFLVIDGELTIQLRDGDVTLKPGQLYVVPRGVEHCPVADGEVHALLIEPTGVVNTGDAGGELTASYDDSLG; via the coding sequence ATGAACGAGCCGATCGATATCGCAGACAAGCTGTCGCAGTTCTCCGACCACTGGTCGCCCAAGGTGATCGCGCGGCTCAACGACTATGAGATCAAGGCGGTCAAGCTCAAGGGTGAGTTTGTCTGGCACACCCACGAGGACACCGACGAGCTGTTCCTGGTCATCGACGGCGAGCTGACCATCCAGCTGCGAGACGGGGACGTGACGCTCAAGCCGGGCCAGCTGTACGTCGTACCGCGCGGTGTCGAGCACTGTCCCGTCGCCGACGGCGAGGTTCACGCTCTCCTGATCGAGCCGACGGGCGTCGTCAACACCGGTGACGCAGGGGGAGAGCTGACGGCGTCGTACGACGACTCGCTCGGCTGA
- a CDS encoding heavy metal translocating P-type ATPase yields the protein MTTHTNDTQTDSIELAITGMTCASCANRIERKLNKLDGVTATVNYSTEKAKIEFPQSVSTDDLLATVESAGYQAALPTLPRAAGDDVPEASDPAYEHLRSLRERLIISAALSVPVIVLAMVSAWQFDYWQWLSLTLAAPVITWGAWPFHKAAWTNLRHGTTTMDTLVSVGTLAAFGWSLYALFLGTAGETGMTHPFRFTIERSDGASNIYLEVAAGVTTFLLAGRYFEARSKRASGAALKSLMELGAKEVSVLRDGREVRTPVADLVVGDEFVVRPGEKIATDGVVVEGRSAVDASMLTGESVPVEVSVDDAVVGATVNAGGRLVVRASRVGSDTQLAQMARLVVDAQNGKAQVQRLADRISGIFVPIVIALAIGTLGFWLGTGAGASAAFTAAVAVLIVACPCALGLATPTALMVGTGRGAQLGILIKGPEVLESTRRVDTVVLDKTGTVTTGEMTLADVVLADGESRAEVLRLAGAVEYASEHPIARAIATAAGEVPAVESFENVEGFGAQGVVDGHAVVAGRPELLTQWSITLPPSLKSALDKARAAGATAVAVGWDGQARGVLSVSDRIKPTSAAAVRGLIDLGLRPVLLTGDHETVARSVADEVGIDEVIAGVLPEDKVDVVKRLQAEGRSVAMIGDGVNDAAALAQADLGLAMGTGTDVAIEASDLTLVRGDLRVAVDAIRLARRTLSTIKSNLFWAFAYNVAAIPLAASGLLNPMLAGGAMALSSVFVVSNSLRLRGFRAKATSEETQ from the coding sequence ATGACGACGCACACCAACGACACCCAGACCGACAGCATCGAGCTGGCGATCACCGGGATGACGTGCGCCTCCTGCGCCAACCGGATCGAGCGCAAGCTCAACAAGCTTGACGGTGTCACGGCCACGGTGAACTACTCGACCGAGAAGGCGAAAATCGAGTTCCCCCAGTCGGTTTCGACCGATGACCTGCTCGCCACGGTCGAGTCCGCGGGCTACCAGGCTGCTCTGCCCACGCTGCCACGCGCGGCCGGCGACGACGTCCCCGAAGCCAGCGACCCGGCGTACGAGCACCTCCGCTCTCTGCGCGAACGCCTGATCATCTCCGCAGCGTTGAGCGTGCCGGTGATCGTGCTGGCCATGGTGTCGGCGTGGCAGTTCGACTACTGGCAGTGGCTGTCGCTGACGCTCGCAGCACCCGTGATCACCTGGGGTGCCTGGCCGTTCCACAAGGCTGCCTGGACCAACCTGCGGCACGGCACCACCACGATGGACACGCTCGTCTCGGTGGGCACGCTGGCGGCGTTCGGCTGGTCGCTCTACGCGCTGTTCCTCGGCACGGCGGGCGAGACCGGCATGACGCACCCGTTCCGGTTCACCATCGAGCGCTCCGACGGCGCGAGCAACATCTACCTCGAAGTCGCCGCGGGTGTCACGACGTTCCTGCTCGCCGGTCGCTACTTCGAGGCGCGTTCCAAGCGGGCCTCTGGCGCGGCGTTGAAGTCGCTCATGGAGCTCGGCGCCAAGGAAGTCTCCGTTCTCCGCGATGGACGCGAGGTCCGTACGCCGGTCGCTGACCTGGTCGTCGGCGACGAGTTCGTGGTCCGCCCCGGAGAGAAGATCGCGACGGATGGCGTTGTGGTTGAAGGCCGTTCGGCAGTCGATGCCTCCATGCTGACCGGCGAGTCCGTGCCGGTCGAGGTCAGTGTCGACGATGCCGTTGTCGGTGCCACGGTCAACGCCGGAGGCCGTCTCGTCGTACGCGCCTCTCGGGTCGGCTCCGACACGCAGCTCGCGCAGATGGCGCGGCTCGTCGTGGACGCACAGAACGGCAAGGCTCAGGTGCAGCGCCTGGCCGACCGCATCTCCGGGATCTTCGTGCCCATCGTGATCGCCCTCGCCATCGGCACCCTCGGCTTCTGGCTGGGGACGGGTGCTGGGGCGTCGGCCGCCTTCACCGCAGCGGTGGCCGTGCTGATCGTCGCCTGCCCGTGTGCGCTCGGACTGGCGACGCCGACGGCGCTCATGGTCGGCACCGGTCGAGGCGCCCAGCTGGGCATCCTCATCAAAGGACCCGAGGTGCTGGAGTCGACTCGTCGCGTCGACACGGTTGTCCTGGACAAGACCGGCACGGTGACGACCGGCGAGATGACGCTCGCGGACGTCGTACTGGCTGATGGTGAGTCGCGCGCTGAAGTGCTCCGCCTCGCTGGGGCTGTCGAGTACGCCTCTGAGCACCCGATCGCCCGCGCCATCGCGACCGCGGCCGGTGAGGTGCCGGCCGTCGAATCCTTCGAGAATGTCGAGGGATTCGGTGCTCAGGGCGTAGTGGACGGACACGCTGTAGTCGCCGGCCGGCCGGAGCTGTTGACGCAGTGGTCGATCACCCTGCCTCCCTCGCTGAAGTCTGCGCTCGACAAGGCACGTGCCGCCGGCGCGACCGCGGTGGCCGTCGGCTGGGACGGCCAGGCGCGCGGCGTGCTCTCCGTCTCCGACCGCATCAAGCCCACCTCGGCGGCTGCGGTGCGTGGCTTGATCGACCTCGGACTGCGCCCGGTGCTGCTGACCGGCGACCACGAGACGGTGGCGCGATCAGTCGCCGACGAGGTGGGCATCGACGAGGTAATTGCGGGCGTACTGCCCGAGGACAAGGTTGATGTCGTCAAACGCCTTCAGGCAGAGGGACGTTCGGTCGCGATGATCGGCGACGGCGTCAACGATGCAGCAGCCCTTGCGCAGGCCGATCTCGGACTCGCCATGGGCACCGGCACGGACGTCGCGATCGAGGCCAGCGACCTGACCCTGGTTCGCGGCGACCTGCGCGTGGCGGTGGATGCCATCCGGCTCGCCCGCCGAACGCTGAGCACGATCAAGAGCAACTTGTTCTGGGCGTTCGCCTACAACGTGGCCGCGATCCCGCTGGCCGCGTCCGGGCTGCTCAACCCGATGCTCGCCGGAGGAGCGATGGCACTCTCATCCGTCTTCGTCGTCTCAAACAGCCTGCGGCTGAGGGGTTTTCGCGCCAAGGCGACCAGCGAGGAGACGCAATGA
- a CDS encoding 4'-phosphopantetheinyl transferase family protein, translating into MLCRSAPTERVLAEAALVGDPLALLSEPERARHDRLQRPADRADFVAARALVRVLLAEHLDVSCAHDLVITQVCATCGGPHGRPRLEGYDGVGLSWAHGSGVVAAAVGPGAIGIDVELAGPAERPPSLGGRSPQTWHGWTRAEALVKAGAGDLDEMLGRPDDRPPAYHGQRGPSGLVLTDWADPATGTVGTVAAASAVVVRLG; encoded by the coding sequence GTGCTCTGCCGATCAGCGCCCACCGAGCGCGTCCTCGCCGAGGCCGCGCTCGTCGGCGATCCGCTGGCGCTCCTGAGCGAACCCGAACGCGCGCGCCACGACCGCCTGCAGCGACCCGCGGACCGAGCGGACTTCGTGGCAGCCCGCGCACTCGTACGTGTGCTGCTGGCTGAGCATCTCGACGTCTCATGCGCGCATGATCTGGTCATCACGCAGGTCTGTGCGACGTGCGGCGGACCGCACGGACGTCCGCGGCTCGAGGGGTACGACGGGGTCGGACTCTCGTGGGCCCACGGCTCGGGCGTCGTCGCGGCTGCGGTAGGGCCGGGCGCCATCGGGATCGACGTCGAGCTGGCAGGCCCGGCCGAGCGACCGCCCTCGCTCGGTGGGCGCAGCCCGCAGACCTGGCACGGCTGGACGCGGGCGGAGGCACTGGTCAAGGCCGGCGCTGGTGACCTCGACGAGATGCTCGGGCGCCCGGACGACCGCCCACCGGCGTACCACGGTCAGCGCGGCCCATCGGGACTCGTCCTGACCGACTGGGCCGATCCCGCCACCGGGACGGTCGGCACAGTGGCCGCGGCGTCAGCAGTCGTCGTACGCCTCGGCTGA
- a CDS encoding DUF1330 domain-containing protein — protein MTAPAYAIAYLTEIRIGDEIKEYIRRIDSTVDAFGGHFVIHGGDLTAMEGEWPGDIIMIAFPSKALALEWYASPEYQDILALRTEHSEGIAAIVEGVPAGYRAVAKLDQLPA, from the coding sequence ATGACCGCCCCCGCCTATGCGATCGCGTACCTCACCGAGATCCGGATCGGCGACGAGATCAAGGAGTACATCCGCCGCATCGACTCGACGGTCGACGCCTTCGGCGGGCACTTCGTCATCCACGGCGGCGACCTGACCGCGATGGAGGGCGAGTGGCCCGGCGACATCATCATGATCGCCTTCCCGAGTAAGGCCCTGGCACTGGAGTGGTACGCCTCGCCCGAGTACCAGGACATCCTCGCCCTGCGGACCGAGCACAGCGAAGGCATCGCGGCGATCGTCGAGGGTGTGCCGGCCGGCTACCGCGCGGTGGCGAAGCTGGACCAGCTCCCCGCGTGA
- a CDS encoding S53 family peptidase, with translation MVGALGPAFAASDADAAACNGQWRPAANPPPEGFEARAVKAIATNDVWMGGSADDGNLAHWDGKTWSTQDAPGIGFTETISAAGGRDVFAAGPRGFLTSAIAHFDGKTWSAVPWPTDVPEDAPIMDMTALGNGALLLASWKSTAVGAVPLLQRYDGKSWKAIANDLPGSSYAVPLSVGKSPTGEVWVTGEDVIDEGGTFASKYLWSGKLVGNRFQRIEMPRIPRETETQTHAMTFAKDGSPIVGGHTAHGDWGGVAIYPFTSTFHNGAWTMQAEHAPVAGNTMTSGLATIGSTTWSASAATIYSKDWTTLATLDRGRWSPPRQYAAMTDQLAGGISGLPDGHGWMLTATLPDDPNSPFATHLWTMCGAPPAAAAGAAEPAGTTTAPAAPPAKLLAGPRLSAAERSAQLKDQRADVRKGRPTVPDGVASAADGQRSQGSTGRPVSGPAIDKLRQSKRAASSYVAKPVCAAPAGASKAPASKAGASRCLASVLAPATATHGVPALAGPSEPPPAGYTAKEFRAAYQLPATGGKGRTVAVVAYGGYPRLEADLAQYRAATGLPSCTTKSGCLTIVGQDGGEPPPPTTDEEEGWQLEQALDVQAVSATCPDCKILVVQSSAPYDKDLGMANQEAAKRGAYVINNSFGRDEDVDDPATATTFVPKGVPLVASTGDYGHGTSFPSTVPSVIGAGGTRLLESPGTQRGWRDDVWAYGGGGCSAIQPKPAWEKDPLCLHGKASAVDVSADGDPGSGAAVYFEQGLGGEPGGWYVVGGTSLSSPLTAGMIALHGKPVTSASIWARSSHNLDVSTGGTNGWCAPARECKAVKGYDGATGWGVIRP, from the coding sequence GTGGTGGGCGCATTGGGGCCGGCCTTCGCCGCATCCGATGCTGATGCCGCCGCGTGCAACGGGCAGTGGCGACCGGCGGCCAACCCACCTCCGGAGGGGTTCGAGGCACGGGCGGTCAAGGCCATCGCCACCAACGACGTGTGGATGGGCGGCAGCGCGGACGACGGCAACCTTGCGCACTGGGACGGCAAGACGTGGTCCACGCAGGACGCTCCTGGGATCGGCTTCACCGAGACGATCTCTGCCGCAGGGGGCCGGGACGTCTTCGCGGCGGGCCCGAGGGGCTTCCTCACCAGCGCCATCGCCCATTTCGACGGCAAGACGTGGTCGGCTGTCCCGTGGCCGACCGATGTGCCGGAGGACGCGCCGATCATGGACATGACGGCACTCGGCAATGGCGCCCTGCTGCTCGCGAGCTGGAAGTCCACCGCGGTCGGCGCCGTGCCACTCCTGCAGCGCTATGACGGCAAGTCCTGGAAGGCGATCGCCAACGACCTGCCCGGGTCCAGCTACGCCGTGCCCCTCAGTGTCGGCAAGAGCCCGACCGGCGAGGTGTGGGTCACTGGGGAGGACGTCATCGATGAAGGCGGCACGTTCGCCAGCAAGTACCTGTGGTCGGGCAAGCTCGTCGGCAACCGGTTCCAGCGGATCGAGATGCCACGCATCCCGCGCGAGACCGAGACACAGACCCACGCGATGACCTTCGCCAAGGACGGGTCTCCAATCGTGGGAGGCCACACTGCCCATGGCGACTGGGGCGGTGTCGCGATCTATCCGTTCACGTCGACCTTCCACAACGGTGCGTGGACGATGCAGGCCGAGCACGCTCCGGTCGCGGGCAACACCATGACCAGCGGACTCGCGACCATCGGCTCGACCACCTGGTCGGCTTCCGCCGCCACGATCTACTCCAAGGACTGGACGACCCTCGCGACCCTCGATCGCGGTCGCTGGTCGCCGCCACGTCAGTACGCCGCCATGACGGACCAGCTCGCCGGCGGCATCTCCGGTCTCCCCGACGGTCACGGCTGGATGCTCACGGCGACCTTGCCGGACGACCCGAACTCGCCGTTCGCCACCCATCTCTGGACGATGTGCGGCGCACCACCAGCAGCCGCCGCGGGCGCAGCCGAGCCGGCCGGTACGACGACCGCTCCCGCCGCGCCTCCAGCGAAGCTTCTCGCCGGACCGCGTCTGTCCGCCGCCGAGCGGTCCGCGCAGCTCAAGGACCAGCGCGCAGACGTGCGCAAGGGGCGACCGACGGTCCCGGACGGCGTCGCCTCAGCAGCAGACGGGCAGCGCAGCCAGGGGTCGACCGGACGTCCGGTGAGCGGTCCGGCGATCGACAAGCTGCGCCAGTCCAAGAGGGCCGCGAGCTCGTACGTCGCCAAGCCCGTCTGTGCGGCGCCTGCGGGCGCGTCGAAGGCACCCGCGTCGAAGGCAGGCGCGTCGCGGTGCCTCGCGTCGGTGTTGGCTCCTGCCACGGCGACACACGGCGTACCCGCGCTTGCTGGCCCGAGCGAGCCGCCACCGGCCGGTTACACGGCCAAGGAGTTCCGGGCGGCGTACCAGCTGCCCGCGACCGGCGGCAAGGGGCGCACCGTCGCCGTCGTCGCTTACGGCGGCTACCCGCGGCTTGAGGCGGACCTCGCTCAGTACCGCGCAGCCACCGGATTGCCTTCCTGCACAACGAAATCCGGATGCCTGACCATCGTCGGACAGGATGGTGGCGAGCCGCCGCCTCCCACGACCGACGAGGAAGAGGGCTGGCAGCTGGAGCAGGCCCTCGACGTCCAGGCCGTGTCGGCGACCTGCCCGGACTGCAAGATCCTGGTGGTTCAGTCGAGCGCGCCGTACGACAAGGACCTCGGCATGGCCAACCAGGAAGCGGCCAAGCGTGGGGCGTACGTGATCAACAACAGCTTCGGTCGTGACGAGGACGTTGATGACCCCGCCACCGCGACGACCTTCGTACCGAAGGGCGTGCCTCTGGTGGCGTCGACCGGCGACTACGGCCACGGGACCAGCTTCCCTTCGACCGTGCCGTCAGTGATCGGTGCCGGAGGCACGCGCCTCCTGGAAAGCCCTGGTACGCAACGAGGTTGGCGGGATGACGTCTGGGCGTACGGCGGTGGCGGCTGCTCCGCCATCCAACCTAAGCCGGCCTGGGAGAAGGACCCGCTCTGCCTGCACGGGAAGGCATCGGCGGTCGATGTCTCCGCGGACGGCGACCCGGGCTCGGGGGCTGCGGTCTACTTCGAGCAGGGGCTCGGCGGAGAGCCCGGTGGTTGGTACGTCGTCGGCGGCACCTCGCTGTCGTCGCCTTTGACGGCCGGCATGATCGCGCTGCACGGCAAGCCGGTCACGAGCGCGAGCATCTGGGCGCGCTCCTCGCACAACCTCGACGTCAGCACGGGCGGCACGAACGGCTGGTGCGCGCCGGCCCGTGAGTGCAAGGCAGTCAAGGGGTACGACGGCGCCACGGGTTGGGGTGTCATCCGCCCCTGA